The DNA sequence GCCAACTGCTTCATAACATCTAAAACATCACCAATCAGCTCCGGATCCAGAGCAGACGTCGGTTCATCAAAAAAGATAACATCAGGCTTGACAGCAATAGCACGCGCAATGCCAATACGCTGCTGCTGACCGCCAGACAGCTGACTGGGATAATAATCCTTATAGCTCAGTAAACCTACCTTCTCCAAAGCTCCCAGAGCTATGGTTTCCGCCTGTTCCTTGGGGATCCTTCTTGCAACGACGAGACCTTCTAAAATATTTTCTAAAGCTGTCTTATTAGCGAAGAGATTGTAATGCTGGAAAACAAAAGCGGTTTTTTGCCGGATAGTCAGGATATCCTTACGATTTACATTTTCTAAATTATAGGACTGCTTATCTAGGGTAAGAACCCCTTGGTCAGCCTTTTCCAGATGGTTGAGGCAACGCAAGAAAGTTGTCTTTCCTGAACCGCTGGGGCCCAAGATAACAACAACATCTCCCTTATTAACCTTCAAGCTGACATTGTCAAGGACAGTCTTATCTCCAAATTGCTTTGATAAATTTTTAATATCTAACATAGTATCTCCTTAAGCAAACCGCTTTTCTAAGGCTGAAAAGCCCCACTGAATCACCCCACAGATGATAAGATAAATGAAAAAAATAACCAGATAAGACTCGAAATACTGGTAGCCATGGGCTGCTTCCACCTTAGCAATCGCTGTGATATCCTTAACCATCATAACAAAGACCAAAGATGTTCCCTTAACAATATTGATCACTAAATTACAGAGATTGGGGAGAGCATTTCGTAGAGCCTGAGGAAAAACAATTCTGATATAACTCTGACTTGTTGTCAAGCCGATAGACTGGGCAGCCTCTAGCTGTCCCTTATCAACCGTTAAAATGGCAGAACGTAAGATCTCTGATAAGGTCCCCGTCGTCATCAGACTAAAGATAATAAAGGCATAGTAAATAGGGTTAAGTTTAAAAATATCAAGCCCACTTGATTTTAAAATCGTATTTAAGACACTAGGCAAGAGACTGTAGAAAAATAAGATTAACAATATCGGCGGTGTTGCTCGAATAAAGGCTAGGTAAACAACAGAAAAAGCGGTTACCCCTTTGATCCTATAAATCCTCCCCAAGGCCAAAAAGAGAGCTGGAAAAAAACTCAATAAAATGGAAACAGCCATAATCGCCAAGGTAACCGGAACACCCCTTAAAGCGAGTAAAAATGTATGAACAATATAATTAAAATCCATAATCCCTCCTCTAAGCATTTCCCTTGTCAAGAC is a window from the Streptococcus criceti HS-6 genome containing:
- a CDS encoding amino acid ABC transporter ATP-binding protein, encoding MLDIKNLSKQFGDKTVLDNVSLKVNKGDVVVILGPSGSGKTTFLRCLNHLEKADQGVLTLDKQSYNLENVNRKDILTIRQKTAFVFQHYNLFANKTALENILEGLVVARRIPKEQAETIALGALEKVGLLSYKDYYPSQLSGGQQQRIGIARAIAVKPDVIFFDEPTSALDPELIGDVLDVMKQLAEEGITMIVVTHEMSFARDVANHVVFMDGGHIIESAAPREFFSSPKEERTRRFLARILSDARYTVE
- a CDS encoding amino acid ABC transporter permease, whose amino-acid sequence is MDFNYIVHTFLLALRGVPVTLAIMAVSILLSFFPALFLALGRIYRIKGVTAFSVVYLAFIRATPPILLILFFYSLLPSVLNTILKSSGLDIFKLNPIYYAFIIFSLMTTGTLSEILRSAILTVDKGQLEAAQSIGLTTSQSYIRIVFPQALRNALPNLCNLVINIVKGTSLVFVMMVKDITAIAKVEAAHGYQYFESYLVIFFIYLIICGVIQWGFSALEKRFA